One Streptomyces drozdowiczii DNA segment encodes these proteins:
- a CDS encoding zinc-ribbon domain-containing protein, translating to MIIFGTRGYLYQLAILTLVCGWCGNPAAHTLRKRVTKFTLFFVPLFPISTSYATQCTFCGGEQRIPKDQAEQLLAQQMASQGGNPYGQAPQQGYAPGASGPSGQGQNPYQQ from the coding sequence ATGATCATTTTCGGCACGCGAGGATATCTGTACCAGCTGGCGATCCTGACGCTGGTCTGCGGCTGGTGCGGGAACCCGGCGGCGCACACGCTGCGCAAGCGGGTCACGAAGTTCACGCTGTTCTTCGTGCCGCTGTTCCCGATCTCCACCTCGTACGCCACGCAGTGCACGTTCTGCGGCGGCGAGCAGCGGATACCCAAGGACCAGGCCGAGCAGCTGCTCGCCCAGCAGATGGCCTCGCAGGGCGGCAACCCGTACGGCCAGGCGCCGCAGCAGGGTTACGCGCCGGGCGCCTCGGGGCCTTCGGGTCAGGGGCAGAACCCGTACCAGCAGTAG
- a CDS encoding sensor histidine kinase, producing the protein MSRRAEAPRRRARPRLPAWTATLTWKAAVFITVMCCVLAALLGVLVHTAVTRQTVGHAREKSLARLTEVSRAYEAGEALPPRSGVDPPGLPGPLRGLAAGGRRGTMVGRFLGRPVMWAAAPADGGRALAAWTDYSQSARTINGLDGAIIGSSVLAIGATLLVGAFAVTRVTRRLHQTARVARRIGAGDLDARVDDPRTADPSRRQDEVAVVAGALDTMASALQRKLQAEQRFTADVAHELRTPLTGLSAAAELLPPGRPAELVQDRARALRALTEDLLEISRLDARTEHVDLDAHELPPLAARVAQGTDTRVEVTGEPVRVETDRRRLERVLGNLISNAHRHGRPPVVLTVDGPVVTVRDHGDGFPEYLTAGGPQRFRTEGGGKGHGLGLTIAAGQAEVMGAVLTFGNAPDGGAVARLTLPRYTGPDGEEPPVRAAT; encoded by the coding sequence GTGAGCCGCCGGGCGGAGGCGCCCAGACGGCGCGCGCGACCGCGGCTCCCGGCCTGGACGGCGACGCTGACGTGGAAGGCCGCGGTGTTCATCACCGTGATGTGCTGCGTGCTCGCCGCGCTCCTCGGCGTCCTGGTGCACACCGCGGTCACCCGGCAGACCGTGGGCCACGCCCGCGAGAAGTCCCTCGCCCGGCTGACGGAGGTGTCCCGCGCGTACGAGGCGGGCGAGGCGCTGCCGCCGCGTTCCGGGGTCGATCCGCCGGGGCTGCCGGGGCCGTTGCGGGGGCTGGCGGCGGGCGGGCGGCGCGGCACGATGGTCGGCAGGTTCCTCGGGCGGCCGGTGATGTGGGCGGCGGCCCCGGCGGACGGCGGGCGCGCGCTGGCGGCCTGGACCGACTACAGCCAGAGCGCCCGCACCATCAACGGCCTGGACGGGGCGATCATCGGCTCCTCGGTGCTGGCGATCGGCGCCACGCTGCTGGTCGGCGCCTTCGCGGTCACCCGGGTCACCCGGCGGCTGCACCAGACCGCGCGGGTGGCCCGGCGGATCGGCGCGGGCGACCTGGACGCCCGGGTGGACGACCCGCGCACGGCGGACCCGTCGCGGCGGCAGGACGAGGTCGCCGTGGTCGCCGGGGCGCTCGACACCATGGCCTCGGCGCTCCAGCGCAAGCTCCAGGCGGAGCAGCGGTTCACCGCGGACGTGGCGCACGAGCTGCGGACCCCGCTCACCGGCCTGTCCGCCGCCGCCGAGCTGCTGCCGCCGGGCCGCCCGGCCGAGCTGGTGCAGGACCGGGCCCGGGCCCTGCGCGCCCTGACCGAGGACCTGTTGGAGATCTCGCGGCTGGACGCCCGGACCGAGCACGTCGACCTGGACGCCCACGAACTGCCCCCGCTCGCCGCCCGGGTGGCGCAGGGCACCGACACCCGGGTCGAGGTCACCGGGGAGCCCGTGCGCGTCGAGACGGACCGGCGGCGCCTGGAACGCGTCCTGGGCAACCTCATCAGCAACGCCCACCGGCACGGCAGGCCGCCCGTGGTGCTCACCGTCGACGGGCCCGTGGTGACCGTGCGGGACCACGGCGACGGCTTCCCGGAGTACCTGACGGCGGGCGGCCCGCAGCGCTTCCGCACCGAGGGCGGCGGCAAGGGGCACGGCCTCGGGCTGACCATCGCGGCCGGCCAGGCCGAGGTGATGGGCGCGGTGCTCACCTTCGGGAACGCGCCGGACGGCGGGGCGGTGGCCCGGCTGACGCTGCCCCGGTACACGGGCCCGGACGGCGAGGAGCCGCCCGTACGCGCCGCGACATAA